A genome region from Microcella alkaliphila includes the following:
- a CDS encoding CpaF family protein has translation MSTPVATITDRVRARVRSERVDLHRDPDAAERLVREELRVYAERSLSGALPRIHDEVRTHGEVLAGLTGYGALQPYFDDAEVEEIWLNAPDAIFVARSGVTERVPLTLTDDQVRVIVERMLQATGRRVDLSSPFVDASLPDGSRLHVAIPDVTRRHWAVNVRKFSQRIRSLTRLVELGSLTPQAAEFLRLSVLAGCNILVSGATHTGKTTMLGALLASARPSERIITVEETFELDLDAPDVVAMQCRSANLEGTGEITLRRLIKEALRMRPDRLVVGEVREAESLDLLIALNSGMPGMCSLHANSARDALIKLSTLPLLAGRNIDSSFVVPTVASAIDIVVHLELAPDRGRRVREIVAPTGAVAADGITDAPLFVRDALGNLVATGSLPPRPQKFADAGLDPRPVIGHAA, from the coding sequence ATGTCCACCCCCGTCGCCACCATCACCGACCGGGTGCGGGCCCGCGTGCGCAGCGAGCGCGTCGACCTGCACCGCGATCCCGACGCGGCCGAGCGTCTCGTGCGCGAAGAGCTGCGCGTCTACGCCGAGCGGTCGCTGTCGGGGGCGCTGCCGCGCATCCACGATGAGGTGCGCACGCACGGCGAGGTGCTCGCCGGCCTCACCGGGTATGGCGCCCTCCAGCCCTACTTCGACGACGCCGAGGTCGAAGAGATTTGGCTGAACGCGCCCGACGCGATCTTCGTCGCCCGCTCGGGTGTGACCGAGCGCGTGCCGCTCACGCTCACCGACGATCAGGTGCGCGTCATCGTCGAGCGGATGCTGCAGGCCACCGGTCGCCGGGTCGACCTGAGCTCCCCCTTCGTCGATGCGAGCCTGCCAGACGGCTCCCGCCTGCACGTCGCGATCCCCGACGTGACGCGCCGGCACTGGGCGGTGAACGTGCGCAAGTTCTCGCAGCGCATCCGCTCGCTGACGCGCCTCGTCGAACTCGGCTCGCTTACTCCCCAGGCGGCCGAGTTTCTGCGCTTGAGCGTGCTGGCGGGTTGCAACATCCTCGTCAGCGGCGCGACGCACACCGGCAAGACGACGATGCTCGGTGCGCTGTTGGCGAGCGCCCGCCCGAGCGAGCGCATCATCACGGTGGAAGAGACGTTCGAGCTTGACCTCGACGCCCCTGACGTCGTCGCGATGCAGTGCCGCAGCGCAAACCTCGAGGGCACGGGCGAGATCACCCTGCGCCGCCTCATCAAGGAGGCGCTGCGCATGCGTCCCGACCGCCTGGTCGTCGGTGAGGTACGCGAGGCCGAGTCGCTCGACCTCCTCATCGCCCTGAATAGCGGAATGCCGGGCATGTGCTCGCTGCACGCCAACAGCGCACGGGATGCCCTCATCAAGCTCTCGACGCTGCCCCTCTTGGCCGGCCGCAACATCGACTCGTCGTTCGTCGTGCCGACGGTCGCGAGCGCGATCGACATCGTCGTGCACCTCGAACTCGCTCCGGACAGGGGCCGTCGCGTGCGCGAGATCGTTGCCCCGACCGGCGCGGTCGCCGCCGACGGAATCACGGATGCGCCCCTCTTCGTCCGCGACGCTCTCGGCAATCTGGTCGCCACCGGCTCGCTTCCGCCCCGCCCGCAGAAGTTCGCCGACGCGGGGCTCGACCCGCGCCCCGTGATCGGCCACGCCGCATGA
- a CDS encoding type II secretion system F family protein: protein MTVVVALLLSAGVLLVASPWLWPRTPKPADARPGSPGRLADLLARAGLAAVSPAVLVAVMVVLAVIGAGLVLLLVPVLALAPAAAAVCAVAPILLLRARAAARRRALRALWPDVVDLLLSSIRAGRGLPDAISALGDSAPDPVRPAFVAFRRDWMRTARFDESLDTLKQTLADPVADRIVETLRMAREVGGTELPAVLRSLSHYLRAEVAVRGEVEARQSWVRTAARLGVAAPWVVLLMLGSRPEAQAAYNTPGGVALVAAGLAATLVAYRLMVAIGRLPEEGRWFR, encoded by the coding sequence ATGACCGTCGTCGTCGCCCTGCTCCTCTCCGCGGGAGTACTGCTGGTCGCCTCGCCCTGGCTCTGGCCTCGAACCCCGAAACCGGCGGATGCTCGCCCCGGCTCCCCGGGACGCCTCGCCGACCTGCTCGCCCGCGCGGGCCTCGCCGCGGTGTCGCCCGCCGTGCTCGTCGCCGTGATGGTGGTCTTGGCGGTAATCGGCGCGGGCCTCGTCCTCCTGCTGGTCCCTGTTCTCGCCCTCGCTCCGGCGGCGGCGGCCGTATGCGCGGTGGCTCCGATCCTGCTCCTGCGCGCTCGCGCCGCCGCCCGGCGCCGCGCGCTGCGCGCCCTCTGGCCTGACGTCGTTGACCTGCTGTTGTCGAGCATCCGGGCGGGGCGTGGGCTTCCCGACGCGATCAGCGCGCTGGGCGACAGCGCGCCCGACCCGGTCCGCCCGGCATTCGTCGCGTTTCGCCGCGACTGGATGCGCACCGCCCGTTTCGATGAGAGCCTCGACACCCTGAAGCAGACCCTTGCCGACCCGGTCGCCGACCGCATCGTCGAGACGCTCCGCATGGCGCGGGAGGTGGGCGGCACGGAGCTGCCCGCCGTTCTGCGGTCGCTGTCGCACTACCTGCGTGCCGAGGTGGCGGTGCGCGGCGAGGTGGAGGCGCGCCAATCGTGGGTGCGCACGGCCGCGCGGCTCGGCGTCGCCGCGCCCTGGGTGGTGCTGCTCATGCTCGGCTCGCGCCCGGAGGCTCAGGCCGCCTACAACACGCCGGGTGGCGTTGCGCTCGTCGCCGCGGGCCTCGCGGCAACTCTGGTGGCGTACCGACTGATGGTCGCGATCGGCCGCCTGCCCGAAGAGGGGCGGTGGTTCCGGTGA
- the ftsX gene encoding permease-like cell division protein FtsX, producing the protein MRLGLVLSEVGQGLRRNLSMVVSVVLVTFISLTFVGTAILLQSQITQMKTYWYDRAQVAVYFCTDFATAGSCDQQAATDDQIAAVEAQLQSATLAPFIDAYYFEDQELAFQNFQDQFAGNAIASLVTPELMTEAFWVNLVDPEQSQILSDALAGLAGVESVVDQRSYLDQIFAILNASSLTAVGIAALMLVAAALLIATTIRLSAFSRRRELGIMRLVGASNRFIQTPFVLEGVVAALLGSLLAGGAVIAIVHFFVQGYLTQTLPGTSFVTVDDALIVAPVLLVAGGLLAAIASNVAISRYLRV; encoded by the coding sequence GTGAGGCTCGGACTCGTTCTCAGTGAGGTCGGGCAGGGGCTTCGCCGCAACCTCTCGATGGTCGTCTCGGTCGTGCTCGTGACCTTCATCTCGCTCACCTTCGTCGGCACCGCGATCCTCCTGCAGTCGCAGATCACGCAGATGAAGACGTATTGGTACGACCGTGCGCAGGTCGCCGTGTACTTCTGCACCGACTTCGCGACCGCCGGCAGCTGCGACCAGCAGGCCGCCACCGACGACCAGATCGCCGCCGTCGAGGCGCAACTGCAGTCGGCGACGCTCGCGCCGTTCATCGACGCGTACTACTTCGAAGACCAAGAGCTCGCGTTCCAGAACTTCCAAGACCAGTTCGCCGGCAACGCGATCGCCTCCCTCGTCACGCCCGAGCTCATGACCGAGGCGTTCTGGGTGAACCTCGTCGACCCCGAGCAGAGCCAGATCCTCTCCGACGCGCTCGCGGGCCTCGCCGGGGTCGAGTCGGTTGTCGACCAGCGCAGTTACCTCGACCAGATCTTCGCCATCCTGAACGCGTCGAGCCTCACGGCGGTGGGCATCGCCGCCCTCATGCTTGTCGCCGCCGCCCTGCTGATCGCCACCACGATCCGCCTGAGCGCCTTCTCGCGTCGACGCGAGCTCGGCATCATGCGCCTTGTCGGAGCCTCCAACCGCTTCATCCAGACCCCGTTCGTGCTCGAAGGCGTCGTCGCGGCCCTGCTCGGCTCGCTGCTCGCCGGCGGCGCCGTCATCGCGATCGTGCACTTCTTCGTACAGGGCTATCTGACGCAAACTCTCCCGGGCACGAGCTTCGTCACCGTCGACGACGCGCTCATCGTCGCGCCCGTGCTGCTCGTCGCCGGCGGGCTGCTCGCCGCGATCGCGTCGAACGTCGCAATCAGCCGGTATCTGCGCGTGTGA
- the smpB gene encoding SsrA-binding protein SmpB, translating to MPKEQGQKVVATNRKARHDYTIEDTFEAGLVLSGTEVKSLRQGRASLVDGYGFIDGGEAWLDAVHIPEYSQGTWTNHSPRRKRKLLLHKQQIIKISQKTKEGGYTLIPLSIYFSDGRAKVELAVAKGKREYDKRQTLREKQDKREAERAMRSRNRLGE from the coding sequence ATGCCGAAAGAGCAGGGTCAGAAGGTCGTGGCGACCAACCGCAAGGCGCGTCACGACTACACGATCGAGGACACCTTCGAGGCCGGGCTCGTTCTGAGCGGCACTGAGGTGAAGTCGCTGCGGCAAGGCCGGGCGAGCCTCGTCGACGGCTACGGCTTCATCGACGGGGGAGAGGCGTGGCTCGATGCCGTGCACATCCCCGAGTACTCGCAGGGCACCTGGACCAACCACTCCCCGCGCCGCAAGCGCAAGCTTCTTCTGCACAAGCAGCAGATCATCAAGATCAGCCAAAAGACCAAAGAGGGCGGCTACACGCTGATCCCGCTGAGCATCTACTTCAGCGACGGCCGCGCGAAGGTCGAACTGGCGGTCGCGAAGGGCAAGCGCGAGTACGACAAGCGCCAGACGCTGCGCGAGAAGCAAGACAAGCGCGAGGCCGAGCGCGCGATGCGCAGCCGCAACCGCCTCGGCGAGTAG
- a CDS encoding TadE/TadG family type IV pilus assembly protein, translating to MTTRRLDDDRGSAPVEFVLVGTLLTLVLLAVLQLALALHVRTTLIDAAAEGARFAALADSSLEAGVERSRELIATAIGPRYAGDVGAGFGTFGEHPVVVVTVRAPLPMVGLFGIDGALEVSGRAALEPLR from the coding sequence ATGACGACTCGACGACTCGACGACGACCGCGGCTCGGCCCCGGTCGAGTTCGTGCTTGTCGGCACCCTGCTCACCCTCGTGCTGCTGGCCGTGCTGCAGCTGGCTCTCGCCCTGCACGTGCGCACCACGCTGATCGACGCCGCGGCCGAGGGTGCCCGGTTCGCGGCGCTCGCCGACAGTTCGCTCGAGGCGGGTGTCGAGCGCTCCCGCGAGCTCATCGCGACCGCGATTGGGCCGCGCTACGCCGGCGACGTGGGCGCCGGATTCGGAACGTTCGGCGAGCATCCCGTTGTCGTGGTGACGGTTCGCGCGCCGCTACCGATGGTGGGGCTGTTCGGCATTGACGGAGCCCTGGAGGTGAGCGGCCGTGCGGCGCTCGAACCGCTGCGCTGA
- a CDS encoding type II secretion system F family protein, producing the protein MNPALAAALVAGGTLGLGLWLLASAVPRIGRPRLDQRLAPYLVDVSPVAAQLVAPRRSDPLPVLGALLAPLAERGTRFLESVLGGEATIRTRLRQSGSSATVGGHRTRQLSGALIGAAAGAALGVVAGRESLAVIPVAIVGIGAGAIAGIALVDAVLARAAKRRSQRIAQEFPTVVEFLALSVAAGESIVEALRRVARTGSGEFAGELDRVVSRQAAGQPIAEGLAELRDELAIPPVSRLVDQVLAAIERGTPLTEVLRAQAADARDDAKRSLLEAAGTREVAMLIPLVFLILPVTVLFAVYPGLLVLQFGF; encoded by the coding sequence GTGAATCCCGCCCTCGCGGCCGCCCTCGTCGCCGGCGGCACCCTAGGCCTCGGGCTGTGGTTGCTCGCGAGCGCCGTGCCACGCATCGGCCGCCCTCGGCTCGACCAGCGCCTCGCGCCCTACCTCGTCGATGTCAGCCCGGTCGCCGCCCAGCTTGTCGCCCCGCGGCGCTCCGACCCGTTGCCCGTGCTCGGCGCGCTGCTCGCGCCGCTTGCCGAGCGGGGTACGCGCTTTCTCGAGTCCGTCCTCGGCGGCGAGGCGACCATCCGTACGCGCCTGCGGCAGTCCGGATCGTCCGCGACGGTGGGCGGCCACCGCACCCGGCAGCTGTCCGGCGCCCTCATCGGTGCTGCTGCGGGCGCGGCGCTCGGAGTCGTCGCCGGCCGCGAGTCGCTGGCCGTCATCCCGGTCGCCATTGTCGGGATCGGCGCCGGCGCGATTGCCGGCATCGCCCTCGTGGATGCTGTGCTCGCGCGTGCGGCGAAGCGCCGCTCCCAGCGCATCGCCCAGGAATTCCCCACCGTCGTCGAGTTCTTGGCTCTGAGCGTGGCGGCGGGGGAGTCCATCGTGGAGGCGCTGCGTCGGGTTGCCCGCACGGGCAGTGGAGAGTTTGCTGGCGAACTCGACCGCGTGGTGTCTCGGCAGGCGGCTGGCCAGCCGATAGCGGAGGGCCTCGCCGAACTGCGCGACGAGTTGGCGATCCCGCCGGTGTCGCGCCTGGTCGATCAGGTGTTGGCGGCAATCGAACGGGGTACGCCCTTGACCGAGGTGCTAAGAGCCCAGGCGGCCGACGCCCGCGACGACGCCAAGCGTTCGCTGCTCGAGGCGGCGGGCACCCGCGAGGTTGCGATGCTCATCCCGCTGGTGTTCCTCATCTTGCCGGTGACCGTGCTGTTCGCGGTGTACCCGGGTTTGCTCGTCCTGCAGTTCGGCTTCTGA
- a CDS encoding pilus assembly protein TadG-related protein, translating to MRRRARATSPRASRMLADDTGSILPLIAGYAALGLVVVLLVSAATSLYLERKRLFTLADGAALVGAESFDLDAVRAPDGSLRPRLDDAGVARDVGAYLSEAPTSEFEALRLVAARTPDGVSAEVTLEAAWRPPVVTLFVPEGLTIEVTATARSVLQ from the coding sequence ATGAGGCGACGAGCGCGCGCGACGTCGCCCCGCGCATCCCGGATGCTCGCCGACGACACCGGATCCATCCTCCCGCTGATCGCCGGCTACGCCGCGCTCGGACTCGTCGTCGTGCTGCTGGTCTCGGCCGCCACCTCGCTCTACCTCGAACGCAAGCGACTGTTCACGCTGGCCGACGGGGCCGCGCTCGTCGGAGCCGAGTCGTTCGACCTTGACGCGGTGCGCGCGCCCGACGGCAGCCTGCGACCGAGGCTCGATGACGCCGGCGTCGCGCGCGACGTGGGCGCGTACCTGAGCGAGGCGCCCACGTCGGAATTCGAGGCCCTGCGCCTCGTCGCCGCCCGCACCCCCGACGGGGTCTCCGCCGAAGTGACGCTCGAGGCCGCCTGGCGCCCGCCCGTCGTCACCCTGTTCGTGCCGGAGGGGCTGACGATCGAGGTGACGGCGACCGCCCGCAGCGTGCTGCAGTAG
- a CDS encoding MFS transporter, with protein MADGARDEVTYSDRTRWQAFAIAVAVASLTILDLSKVNVGIPAIEQSLGAGPTEVQLIVAGYVLAFGVVLVPAGRWGDLNSRRRMFLAGLVVFLLASLFCAIAPTVEVLIASRILQGISAGLLMPQVLGLTQQLFQGPARGRAFGIFGAVIGLSTAFGPTLGGLFVSLGSDDLGWRLIFWMNVPLVLLLLPFAYKLLPRTQPASDGPADLDLVGTALLGAGVLALMLPFVLTTGSPDDNPARWWFLSVFVAIAALFIAWERRYLAAGRTAIVDFALFRIHSYRNATVLAVAYFAAMPATFLTLTLFLQLGLDLPAVYAGMVTIPFALASAVTSFYSGKVVDRYGRLIVVVGLVGVLAGFGGAVASALLLPPIAVPWAMAVAMLVAGAGGGAVIAPNQTLALAEVPVTSGGVAGSIGQVGQRVGTAVGLAAAVSAFYATVYREEGMFSQLVVYQDAYRNAGAVIVLFVSIALIVALVDLRARRAGRVPDGV; from the coding sequence GTGGCAGACGGCGCGCGCGACGAGGTGACGTACTCCGACCGCACCCGTTGGCAGGCGTTCGCGATCGCCGTCGCGGTCGCTTCGCTCACGATTCTCGACCTGTCGAAGGTGAACGTCGGCATTCCGGCGATCGAGCAGTCGCTGGGCGCCGGCCCGACGGAGGTGCAGCTGATCGTCGCCGGCTACGTGCTCGCGTTCGGCGTCGTGCTCGTGCCGGCCGGCCGCTGGGGTGACCTGAACTCGCGGCGACGGATGTTCCTCGCCGGGCTCGTCGTCTTCCTGCTTGCCAGCCTGTTCTGCGCCATCGCGCCGACCGTCGAGGTGCTGATCGCCTCGCGCATCCTGCAAGGCATCTCGGCGGGGCTGCTCATGCCGCAGGTGCTCGGGCTCACCCAGCAGCTCTTCCAGGGCCCGGCGCGCGGGCGCGCGTTCGGTATCTTCGGCGCCGTCATCGGGCTGTCGACCGCGTTTGGCCCGACCCTCGGCGGCCTCTTCGTCAGCCTCGGCAGCGACGACCTCGGGTGGCGCCTCATCTTCTGGATGAACGTGCCGCTCGTGCTGCTGCTGTTGCCGTTCGCCTACAAGCTGCTGCCGCGCACCCAGCCCGCGTCCGACGGCCCAGCCGACCTCGACCTCGTCGGCACCGCGCTGCTCGGCGCGGGCGTGCTGGCGCTCATGCTGCCGTTCGTGCTGACGACCGGCAGCCCCGACGACAACCCCGCGCGCTGGTGGTTCCTTAGCGTCTTCGTCGCCATCGCCGCGCTGTTCATCGCGTGGGAGCGCCGCTACCTCGCCGCCGGGCGCACGGCGATCGTCGACTTCGCGCTGTTCCGCATCCACAGCTACCGCAACGCGACCGTGCTGGCGGTGGCCTACTTCGCCGCCATGCCGGCAACGTTCCTCACGCTCACGCTGTTCCTGCAACTCGGGCTCGATCTTCCCGCCGTCTACGCCGGAATGGTCACGATCCCGTTCGCACTGGCGAGCGCCGTGACCTCCTTCTACTCGGGGAAGGTCGTCGATCGGTACGGGCGCCTCATCGTCGTCGTCGGTCTCGTCGGTGTGCTCGCCGGTTTCGGCGGAGCGGTCGCCTCGGCCCTGCTGCTGCCGCCCATCGCCGTGCCGTGGGCGATGGCCGTCGCGATGCTCGTCGCCGGCGCGGGCGGGGGAGCGGTCATCGCCCCCAACCAGACGCTTGCTCTTGCCGAAGTGCCCGTGACCTCCGGCGGCGTCGCCGGCTCGATCGGCCAGGTCGGCCAGCGCGTCGGCACGGCCGTGGGCCTCGCCGCGGCGGTGTCGGCCTTCTACGCGACCGTCTACCGCGAGGAGGGCATGTTCTCGCAACTCGTCGTGTATCAAGACGCCTACCGGAACGCGGG
- a CDS encoding acetoacetate decarboxylase family protein gives MADLTGFMAPQTPTGKSAIIPDMPWYYSGTLLTAEYRTDPANVAALLPEGLELADDDPGAVALIWADWQSCSASGAELLDPQRSQYLETFAVVRVKHDGQTYTRCVAIWVTKDFAIARGWFQGYPKKLGSMAVTRVMNVGRAAPRLAPGAKIGASLAAYDHRLASLVVTLEAESDTNGFVNGHPMLHSRWMPSITPGAGNSLDQLITMGGVDAEVGATWRGDFELELYDSPWDELASILPIHEKIGAYYREIGVTFNGGTLVADRSNPSI, from the coding sequence ATGGCTGACCTCACCGGCTTCATGGCCCCGCAAACCCCCACCGGCAAGAGCGCGATCATTCCCGACATGCCGTGGTACTACTCCGGAACGCTACTCACCGCCGAGTACCGCACCGACCCCGCGAACGTCGCCGCACTCCTTCCCGAAGGCCTCGAGCTTGCCGACGACGACCCCGGTGCCGTGGCTCTCATCTGGGCCGACTGGCAGTCGTGCTCGGCGTCGGGCGCGGAACTGCTCGACCCACAGCGCTCGCAGTACCTCGAAACCTTCGCCGTCGTGCGCGTGAAGCACGACGGCCAGACCTACACCCGCTGCGTCGCCATCTGGGTGACAAAAGACTTCGCGATCGCCCGCGGCTGGTTCCAGGGCTACCCGAAGAAGCTGGGGAGCATGGCCGTCACGCGCGTCATGAACGTCGGGCGCGCCGCGCCGCGCCTCGCCCCGGGCGCGAAAATCGGCGCCTCGCTCGCCGCCTACGACCACCGACTGGCCTCGCTGGTCGTCACCCTCGAAGCCGAGAGCGACACCAACGGCTTCGTCAACGGCCACCCCATGCTGCACTCGCGCTGGATGCCGTCGATCACCCCTGGAGCCGGCAACTCGCTCGACCAGCTCATCACCATGGGTGGAGTCGACGCCGAGGTCGGTGCCACCTGGCGCGGCGACTTCGAGCTCGAACTGTACGACTCCCCCTGGGACGAGCTCGCGTCGATCCTGCCCATCCACGAGAAAATCGGTGCCTACTACCGCGAAATCGGCGTGACCTTCAACGGCGGCACGCTCGTCGCCGACCGGTCGAACCCGAGCATCTAG
- the ftsE gene encoding cell division ATP-binding protein FtsE, translating to MIRFDEVTKVYRGNARPALNAVDLEILAGEFVFLVGASGSGKSSFLRLVLKEERPTSGQIHVLGQDLGRISSRKVPYFRRNLGVVFQDFRLLPNKTVFDNVAFTLQVIGKSKGFIHEAVPDALATVGLDGKGGRFPHELSGGEQQRVAIARAVVNKPSILLADEPTGNLDPATSDGIMTLLQRINANGTTVVMATHDVGIVDRLQRRVVELVGGRIVRDERGGSYTQAVPLVREQSFGPAEVTP from the coding sequence GTGATTCGATTCGATGAGGTCACCAAGGTGTACCGCGGCAACGCGAGGCCGGCGCTGAACGCCGTCGACCTCGAAATTCTCGCGGGCGAGTTCGTCTTCCTCGTGGGCGCGTCCGGCTCGGGTAAGTCGAGCTTTTTGCGCCTCGTGCTGAAGGAGGAGCGCCCCACCTCGGGGCAGATCCACGTGCTCGGGCAAGACCTCGGCCGCATCTCGAGCCGCAAGGTGCCGTACTTCCGCCGCAACCTCGGCGTCGTCTTCCAAGACTTCCGGCTTCTGCCGAACAAGACCGTGTTCGACAACGTCGCCTTCACCCTGCAGGTCATCGGCAAGTCGAAGGGATTCATCCACGAGGCCGTGCCCGACGCGCTCGCGACCGTCGGCCTCGACGGCAAGGGCGGGCGCTTCCCGCACGAGCTGTCGGGCGGCGAGCAGCAGCGCGTCGCGATCGCGCGCGCCGTCGTCAACAAGCCGTCGATCCTGCTCGCCGACGAGCCGACCGGAAACCTCGACCCCGCAACCTCCGACGGCATCATGACGCTCTTGCAGCGCATCAACGCGAACGGCACGACCGTCGTCATGGCGACCCACGACGTCGGCATCGTCGACCGGCTGCAGCGCCGCGTCGTCGAGCTCGTTGGCGGCCGCATCGTGCGCGACGAACGCGGCGGCAGCTACACGCAGGCCGTGCCGCTCGTGCGCGAGCAGTCCTTCGGCCCGGCGGAGGTCACCCCGTGA
- a CDS encoding SDR family NAD(P)-dependent oxidoreductase, translated as MTNLKGASIIVVGATGGLGRHIARLLHERGAKLTLSGRNMTNIEALGIPATFVPGDLADPNFARTLVATAVTANGRLDGVINAAGVVAFGPIAELTNDTLEQLWQVNAAGPVRVMRAATDSLAKSAEAGGEPFVVTLSGLVAESPTNGLAAYSAVKTALHAFTQVAARELRRQKIRVLDARPGHTETELSRHPIAGETPKFPTGYLPEAVAARIVEAIVNGEKDLPSTAFTDIPAAPTETVPAPEHPVDADMHPAARMAAEMSLEVATPLSAQSAASAQSVSSVRSASSAHSPSSADAPANTRSAASTLSAPPAPDSST; from the coding sequence ATGACCAACCTGAAGGGCGCGTCGATCATTGTCGTGGGCGCAACGGGCGGACTCGGCCGGCACATCGCGCGCCTGCTGCACGAGCGCGGCGCGAAGCTCACACTGAGCGGCCGAAACATGACCAACATCGAAGCGCTCGGCATCCCGGCGACCTTCGTGCCCGGCGACCTGGCCGACCCGAACTTCGCCCGCACCCTCGTCGCGACGGCCGTGACCGCGAACGGCAGGCTCGACGGCGTCATCAACGCAGCGGGGGTCGTCGCCTTCGGGCCGATCGCCGAACTCACCAATGACACCCTCGAACAGCTCTGGCAGGTCAACGCCGCCGGGCCCGTGCGCGTCATGCGCGCCGCCACCGACTCGCTCGCGAAGAGCGCCGAAGCCGGGGGAGAGCCCTTCGTCGTCACCCTGTCGGGCCTCGTCGCCGAGAGCCCCACGAACGGGCTCGCCGCCTACTCCGCCGTCAAGACGGCCCTGCACGCGTTCACGCAGGTCGCCGCGCGCGAGCTGCGCCGCCAGAAGATCCGCGTCCTGGATGCCCGCCCCGGCCACACCGAGACCGAGCTGTCGCGGCACCCCATCGCGGGCGAGACGCCGAAGTTCCCCACCGGGTACCTCCCCGAGGCGGTCGCCGCCCGCATCGTCGAGGCGATCGTGAATGGCGAGAAGGATCTGCCGTCGACCGCGTTCACCGACATTCCGGCGGCGCCCACCGAGACGGTTCCCGCCCCCGAGCATCCCGTCGACGCCGACATGCATCCGGCGGCGCGGATGGCCGCCGAGATGTCGCTCGAGGTCGCCACTCCGCTGAGTGCGCAGTCGGCCGCGAGCGCGCAGTCGGTGTCGAGCGTGCGCTCGGCCTCCAGCGCCCACTCCCCATCGAGCGCGGACGCGCCCGCGAACACTCGGTCGGCCGCGAGCACGCTGTCAGCGCCACCCGCGCCCGACAGCAGCACCTAG
- the prfB gene encoding peptide chain release factor 2 translates to MFDLDFSERIAAARSTFRDIRAVVDVDRLAAEIAELGEKAAAPDLWDDVDAAQKVTSALSHKQAELKRITELEQRLDDLEVLIELAREADDADSAAEAAEELAGIEKTLGDLEVQTLLDGEYDDRPAVVTIRSGAGGVDAADFAEMLQRMYLRWAEQHGYPATVMDTSYAEEAGIKSTTFQIDAPHAFGLLSVEAGTHRLVRMSPFGAAGKRQTSFAAVEVIPLMEETAEIEIPESDIRVDVFRSSGPGGQSVNTTDSAVRITHLPTGTVVSMQNEKSQIQNRAAAMRVLQSRLLLLQKEQEAATKKELAGTITASWGDQMRSYVLAPYQMVKDLRTEHEEGNPSKVFDGDLDAFIAAGIKWRKQKPTD, encoded by the coding sequence ATGTTCGACCTCGATTTTTCTGAGCGCATCGCCGCCGCCCGCTCCACCTTCCGCGACATCCGCGCCGTCGTCGACGTCGACCGCCTCGCCGCGGAGATCGCCGAGCTGGGCGAGAAGGCCGCCGCCCCCGATTTGTGGGACGACGTCGACGCCGCCCAAAAAGTCACGAGCGCGCTCAGCCACAAGCAGGCCGAACTAAAGCGCATCACCGAACTCGAGCAGCGCCTCGACGACCTCGAGGTGCTTATCGAGCTCGCCCGCGAAGCCGACGACGCCGACTCAGCCGCTGAGGCCGCCGAGGAGCTTGCCGGCATCGAGAAGACGCTCGGCGATCTCGAGGTGCAGACGCTACTCGACGGCGAGTACGATGACCGCCCCGCCGTGGTCACGATTCGCTCGGGCGCCGGCGGTGTCGACGCCGCCGACTTCGCCGAGATGCTGCAGCGTATGTACCTGCGCTGGGCCGAGCAGCACGGCTACCCGGCAACCGTCATGGACACCTCGTACGCCGAAGAGGCCGGCATCAAGTCGACGACGTTCCAGATCGACGCCCCGCACGCGTTCGGGCTGCTCAGCGTCGAGGCGGGCACCCACCGACTCGTGCGCATGAGCCCCTTCGGTGCGGCCGGCAAACGCCAGACGAGCTTCGCCGCGGTCGAGGTGATTCCCCTCATGGAGGAGACCGCCGAGATCGAGATTCCCGAGTCCGACATCCGCGTCGACGTGTTTCGCTCGTCGGGCCCCGGCGGCCAGAGCGTCAACACGACCGACTCGGCCGTGCGCATCACGCACCTGCCGACCGGCACCGTGGTGTCGATGCAGAACGAGAAGAGCCAGATCCAGAACCGCGCGGCCGCCATGCGCGTGTTGCAGTCACGGCTGCTCCTGCTGCAGAAAGAGCAGGAAGCCGCGACGAAGAAAGAGCTCGCGGGCACGATCACCGCCAGCTGGGGCGATCAGATGCGCTCCTACGTGCTCGCCCCGTATCAAATGGTGAAAGACCTCCGCACCGAGCACGAAGAGGGCAACCCCTCGAAGGTGTTCGACGGCGACCTCGACGCGTTCATCGCCGCCGGCATCAAGTGGCGCAAGCAAAAGCCCACCGATTAA